TAATGAATTATGATGTGGAGACTATAATGAAAGAGAAATGGTATTTGGGGATGTTGGCATCTAGAGGCAGAACTATAGCAGGAGGTACTTCAGAAATACTTAGGAACTTAATAGGTGAGAGAGTTCTTAAGTTACCTAAATAATAATATATTGTATCTTGCTAGCAGATTTATAAAATTTTCACAAAATGGATATTAAATCGGAATTTACTAGAGGATAAAATACTTATAATTTTCTGAGCGATAGTATATGGCATGTACTTTGAAGACTTTCAAGTAGGTCAGAAATGGGAAACTAAAGGTAGAACAATAACTGAAGCAGATATAGTAATTTTTACCGGGATAACTGGGGCGTTAAATCCCTTATTTTTAGATGAAGAATATGGAAAGAAAACTAGATTTAAAGGCAGAATAGTTCCTGGGCTGTTAACTGCATCCATTGCAGTTGGTCTAACCTATCAATTACCTACAGAACCGTTTGGAGAGGGTTTTGTTGCATTAGCCAGATTGGAAATGGATGCTAAAAGACCAGTTAAGATAGGGGATACTTTAAGAGCAATAGTAGAAGTTATTGATAAAAAAGAAAGGGAAAAAGACGGTAGAGTTTATCTTACGATAAAGACATTAAATCAACTAGGAGAGGAAGTTATGACATTAAAAATGGAGATAGTGTGTAATAAGAGAACTTAAAAGTGATTTTATTCCATTTGCTATTAGCTAGTTAAATTAAACATCATCTAATGGAATTTTTAAACTTGATTTTGAATTCCATTTATAACAGTTTAAATCTCCGAAAATGCATAGAATTCTAGCTTGCATGTATTCTGTTATGAAGAGGACGAGAGACGTTTCATAAATTAGTACTGAGGATTTTGAGTACCTTTGATACTGTAAAATGATCTCTAACAAGATGTAGTGCTATTATTGTTATTCAAAATCTACATATTTGACTCACTATACGAGTCATTTTAACGTATGCTTGACTCACTCCATGAGTCAAATTTATTAATATCATACGCTTTAAGTTCTTAGTGAATAGAGAGTTAGTGATAAAGGCCTTAATAGATTGGAACTTCTGGTATAAGGACCAATTTACTGGAATCCCAAGAGAATATGTTGAACAAGTGCTAAGTTTGATAAATAGTGGCAATGCAATATCAATATTAGGTGTTAAAAGAGCTGGAAAATCAACAATTATTAATCAAGTGGCTAAGAAATTAATTGAAAAAGGAGAAGATCCTTTTAATATTCTTATAGTTAACTTTGAGGATTCGCGCTTTGAAGAAATCAAATCTGCTAACGACCTATTTTCGTTGTATAACTTGTACAAAGAGATTAGGAAGAGTAAAAATGAAGGAAGAACATATCTCTTCTTAGATGAAATACAGAAAGTTAAAGGATGGGAAGGATTTGTTAGATCAATTGTCGATAGAAAAGAAGCTAACGTTTTAATCTCTGGATCAACGGCAAGCATTAACAACGATAACGTTAAGAAAGTCTTAGCTGGTAGGCATTTGATCGTAGATGTTTATCCTCTTTCATTTAAGGAATTTTTAAGATTTAAAGGAATAAACGTCTCAACTGAGTTAGATATTCTAGCTAGAGAAAGTGAAATAAAGGCTATGTTTCTCGAATACCTTAAATTTGGAGGTTTCCCCTTAGTAGTCCTAAATGAAAAGAATAAGGAAAAGATACTGTTACAACTTTATGACGATATTATACATAGGGATGTTATTGACGAATGTAATGTAAAAAACGTTAATGAGGTAAGGG
The nucleotide sequence above comes from Sulfolobus tengchongensis. Encoded proteins:
- a CDS encoding ATP-binding protein encodes the protein MNRELVIKALIDWNFWYKDQFTGIPREYVEQVLSLINSGNAISILGVKRAGKSTIINQVAKKLIEKGEDPFNILIVNFEDSRFEEIKSANDLFSLYNLYKEIRKSKNEGRTYLFLDEIQKVKGWEGFVRSIVDRKEANVLISGSTASINNDNVKKVLAGRHLIVDVYPLSFKEFLRFKGINVSTELDILARESEIKAMFLEYLKFGGFPLVVLNEKNKEKILLQLYDDIIHRDVIDECNVKNVNEVRDLALFYISNPGNKVRFRKLSRSLNIPLRNLQRYTECLKNAYLIFFIKALNPKLGEMLKTDRKVYCIDNGISNVVGYRLSENIGGLFENLIFIELMRRYGVNNIFYYKGKREVDFVIKRGNEVREIYQVTYYSTDMEREIEGIKEFLRIKEVKARIITYDEEGELKVNNSDVKMVKAWKWLLME
- a CDS encoding MaoC family dehydratase, with translation MYFEDFQVGQKWETKGRTITEADIVIFTGITGALNPLFLDEEYGKKTRFKGRIVPGLLTASIAVGLTYQLPTEPFGEGFVALARLEMDAKRPVKIGDTLRAIVEVIDKKEREKDGRVYLTIKTLNQLGEEVMTLKMEIVCNKRT